A window of the Vespula vulgaris chromosome 6, iyVesVulg1.1, whole genome shotgun sequence genome harbors these coding sequences:
- the LOC127064368 gene encoding sodium-dependent nutrient amino acid transporter 1-like, which produces MPKNTKNENQSSYDNPSFEIINERDIQRSNNEQNESRELEDLEQSQEEKKTQGSWNNSIEFLMSCIAMSVGFGNIWRFPFIAYKNGGGAFLIPYIILLFLVGKPFYFLEMIMGQFSGRSSIRVWNVSPAFVGVGWAQFSSTIVLATYYSSLMALTLYYLIASFSIELPWAKCLEEWGPYCIDSSSKRKNTLTINDASFLKGNYSSHKLDHTLNNSVYRSSAELYFLNTVLHEKGNIDDGIGLPDWKLTLCLFGCWVSVCIIIFQGAKSTGRASYFLAIFPYIILIALLIRAVTLNGAANGILFFITPQWDMLLKPEVWYAAVTQCFFSLSVCFGAIVTYSTNNEFKHNIYRDAMIITTLDTITSMIAGCAIFGILGNLAYEMDIKDIGTVVKDGTGLAFISYPDAIAKFEVLPQLFSVLFFVMMFVLGIGSSVGMTTSLHVILNEQFPNLKTWQIVLPLCSLGFLIAIIYVTPGGQWVLVLADYYGTSFVVFILATFEMIGIIHVYGIENFVDDIEFMLDMKASMFWKICWFIITPVILITIFFYTVVNLPPLVYAGKTFPTAAHAAGIVILCIGVLQIPIWMLLAILKNRHLPLKKMITKAFQPTSQWGPKEINYRKQWVTFKEEKMKIRNMRNRSKWLQTIRIVFDLLS; this is translated from the exons ATGCCGAAAAATACG aaaaatgaaaatcaatcGAGCTATGACAATCCatcgtttgaaattattaatgaaagagACATTCAAAGATCTAATAATGAACAAAATGAATCTCGAGAACTAGAGGACTTAGAACAATCgcaagaggagaagaaaactCAAGGATCTTGGAACAATagtattgaatttttaatgtcTTGCATCGCTATGTCAGTCGGTTTTGGTAATATTTGGAGATTTCCATTTATTGCTTATAAAAATGGCGGTGGTGCATTTCTAATACCATATATAATCCTGCTCTTTCTTGTTGGTaaaccattttattttttggaaaTGATAATGGGACAATTTTCTGGACGTTCTTCGATTCGCGTTTGGAATGTTTCACCTGCTTTTGTTG GTGTTGGTTGGGCTCAGTTTTCTTCAACGATCGTTTTAGCAACTTATTACAGTTCGTTAATGGCTCTAACTCTTTACTATTTGATTGCATCATTTTCCATTGAATTACCTTGGGCAAAGTGTCTTGAAGAATGGGGACCATATTGTATCGATTCGTccagcaaaagaaaaaatacattgaCGATAAACGATGCGTCATTTTTAAAGGGAAATTACTCCTCCCATAAACTCGATCATACTTTGAATAATTCGGTTTATCGAAGCTCTGCTGAACTTTACTTTTT aAACACAGTATTACACGAAAAAGGCAACATCGACGACGGAATTGGATTACCAGATTGGAAGTTAACACTTTGTCTGTTTGGATGTTGGGTCTCAGTTTGCATAATCATTTTCCAAGGTGCGAAAAGTACAGGGAGGGCATCTTATTTTCTAGCGATCTTTCCTTACATAATTTTAATAGCGTTGCTAATACGTGCTGTAACATTGAATGGTGCTGCCAATGgtatactattttttattacaccaCAATGGGATATGTTGTTGAAACCTGAAGTTTGGTACGCTGCAGTGACCcaatgtttcttttcattatccGTTTGTTTTGGTGCGATTGTCACTTACTCGACTAACAATGAATTCAAACATAACATTTACAG AGATGCCATGATCATTACGACATTGGACACAATCACCAGCATGATCGCAGGCTGTGCAATTTTTGGAATCCTCGGCAACCTTGCCTACGAAATGGACATTAAGGATATAGGTACGGTGGTAAAAGATGGCACTGGTCTCGCGTTCATTTCCTATCCTGATGCAATTGCTAAATTCGAAGTCCTACCTCAG TTATTTTccgttctcttcttcgtcatgATGTTTGTTCTCGGAATTGGTAGTTCGGTGGGTATGACAACGAGTCTTCATGTGATCCTGAATGAACAATTTCCGAATCTGAAAACTTGGCAAATTGTTTTACCATTGTGTTCTCTTGGATTTTTAATTGCAATAATATACGTCACACCg GGTGGACAATGGGTTCTTGTTTTAGCTGATTATTATGGCACTTCCTTTGTTGTGTTCATTTTAGCTACTTTTGAAATGATCGGTATCATTCACGTATACG GAATCGAAAATTTTGTCGACGACATAGAGTTTATGTTAGATATGAAAGCAAGTATGTTTTGGAAAATTTGTTGGTTCATAATAACACCCGTTATATTGATcaccatttttttctatactgtCGTAAATCTTCCACCTTTGGTTTATGCTGGCAAAACTTTTCCAACAGCTGCACATGCTGCTGGTATAGTAATACTTTGTATTGGTGTACTACAAATACCAATTTGGATGCTGTTGGCTATACTAAAAAACAGGCATTTGCCGTTAAAAAAG atgATTACAAAAGCTTTCCAGCCAACATCCCAATGGGGaccgaaagaaattaattatcgaaaacAATGGGTAACgtttaaagaggaaaaaatgaaaattagaaatatgaGAAATCGATCAAAATGGTTGCAAACAATTCGAATTGTTTTTGATCTTTTGAGTTGA